AGGCGCTTAAATCCACCATCAATTGCGTAAATAATGGTAATTCGGCTCCTAAGTCTTCAAAAATTCCGGCAAAGGTGGGAATCAAGAAGATCGTCATTCCTAAAAACACCAAAATGGCGATCACCAACACCGCAACGGGGTAACCCAACGCCCCTTTGATTTGGTTTTGGAGTCTGGCATTGTCTTCCAACAGCTTGGCGAGGCGTTTGAGAGATTCATCCAGAACACCACCGGCTTCCCCCGCCTCCACCATGGCAATGGTGAGCTGATCAAACACCTTGGGCCATCGCCGCATCGCTGCTGCCATCGCCGTGCCCTGATTCACCTCAAGTCCCACGCTGGTGAGAGCTTTTTTAAACATTGGAAGCTTTTGCTGCGTGGCCATGAGATCGAGGCTGCGCACAATCGGCACCCCTGCATCCACGAGTGCTGCCAGCTTGCTGGCCCAAATGGCCTTTTCTTTGACCCCGGGTGGTTTCTGGAACGCTTCGCCTAGATTCATCGACAGCCAACCGGCTGACGAGCTCCCTCCTGCGGTTTTGGACTCGCCCTTGGCTTTGTCTTTTCCTCTGTCTGCCTCTTGGCGCAGCTCTTCCGCTTTAATGCCTCGCCGCCGTAGCTGACGACGGGCCGAAACAGCATCGTTTGCTTTGACCGTGACCGTGCGTGGTTGGCCTGTGCCCGAGGTGTATGTAGCGGTGAAAGAAACCATGCAACGAGCGATGGTTTCATCAGGCTTTGTTTTCCCTTTGTCTGTTTCTTGGCGTAGCGCTTCCGCTTTAATGCCTCGCCGCCGTAGCTGACGACGGGCCGAAACAGCATCGTTTGCTTTGACCGTGACCGTGCGTGGTTGGCCTGTAGCTGAGGTGTAAATAGCAGTGAAAGAACCCATGCGATGAACGCCGATTTAATTGTTCATCAGGCGATCTAGTTCAGCGGGTTTGCTTGCTTTGCTGCGCCCTTCATCAAGGCTGATCTCGCCCTTGTGAACTAAATCGGCAAGGGCTCTCTCAAGGGTTTGCATGCCGCGTTCGCCGCCAGTTTGTATTTGGGAATACAGCTGAGCTGTTTTGCCTTCACGGATCAAATTGGCGATGGCTGGAGTGTTGATCATGATTTCTTGAGCCATCACGCGACCGAACTGCCCAGGGGCAGGATTTTGGCGTTTGCAGAGTGTCTGAGAGAACACAGCAGTCAGGCTTCCTGAGAGCTGCACGCGGATTTGAGTTTGCTGGCCAGGTGGAAACACATCCACCATCCGATCCACGGTCTGCGCCGCGGAACTGGTGTGCAGGGTCCCAAACACCAAATGCCCGGTTTCAGCAGCGCTGATCGCTAGTTGAATCGTTTCGAGATCGCGCATTTCACCCACCAAGATCACGTCTGGGTCTTCGCGCAGTGCAGCGCGCAGAGCATTGGCAAAACTGCGCGTGTCCTCGTTGAGTTGGCGTTGATGCACCAAGCTCAGATCACTGTTGTACACAAATTCGATCGGATCTTCGATGGTGAGGATGTGCTCAGCCCTCGTGTGATTGATGTGATCGAGAAGCGCTGCGAGGGTGGTGGTTTTGCCGGAGCCAGTCGGACCCGTGACCAGGACAAGACCACGGGGACGTTTGCTGGTTTCCACCACGACGGGAGGCAGATTCAGCAATTCAACGCCGGGGATTTTGCTTCCAAGAGCACGCAAGCAGGCGGCGTAGCTGCCTTTCTGCCGGTAAACATTCACGCGAAAACGGGCGACCCCTTTCAATCCATACGCGCAATCCAGCTCCCACGTTTGTTCCAGCGTTTTGCGTTGGCTGTTATTGAGCATGGAGAAGATCAGGCGGTTGCAGCCTTCTTCACTGAGTGCTTCCTCCTGCATCGGTCGCAGTTCGCCGCTGAATCGGCCATAGGGCGGTTGACCGCTGGCGATGTGGAGGTCGCTTCCACCTCCATTCACCAGTTGTTCCATCAGGTCTTCGATCATTGGTTCCATGCTCGGAGCTCTTACTGACGCGGTGTCAGGCAATACAGGCATTCCAGCCAACCTTCTTGCAGTCCGCCACCACATCCCCGGCAAGTGATAGTGCTAAGGGCCCTGGCTCGTTGTTCCGATTCCAGCCCTGCATCTGTCAACACCATCCGGTCCACCTCTTCCAGGGTGGTGTGACCTTCGCGGACGAGATCAAGGCTGTAGCCGAGCAAGGTTTTCATACCTGCTTCGAGTGCCAACTGGCGGACGAGATCAGTGGTAGCGCCTTTGGCGACGGATGCCGCCAGCGCTTCATTCATGCGAAGCACTTCGTACACACCGATACGGCCCTTGTAACCCGTGCCCTGGCATCGAGGGCATGCCGATTGTTGTCTTTCGTGGTGTTTGGCTTTGAAAAAGGTGACATCGCCTTCATGGCTCGTTAGCAGGCCAAAGCGTCCCAGCTTTTGGGAATCGGGGTGATAAGGGATACGGCAATCGCTGCAGACGCGCCTGAGTAAGCGTTGGGAGACGATGCCAAGCAAGGATGCGCTCACCATGAATGGTTCAACGCCCATTTCGTCGAGGCGGGCGATGGCGCTCGGGGCATCGTTGCAGTGCAGGGTGGTTAAGACCAGATGTCCTGTCA
This portion of the Synechococcus sp. ROS8604 genome encodes:
- a CDS encoding type II secretion system F family protein, encoding MVSFTATYTSGTGQPRTVTVKANDAVSARRQLRRRGIKAEELRQEADRGKDKAKGESKTAGGSSSAGWLSMNLGEAFQKPPGVKEKAIWASKLAALVDAGVPIVRSLDLMATQQKLPMFKKALTSVGLEVNQGTAMAAAMRRWPKVFDQLTIAMVEAGEAGGVLDESLKRLAKLLEDNARLQNQIKGALGYPVAVLVIAILVFLGMTIFLIPTFAGIFEDLGAELPLFTQLMVDLSALLRSSASLVFAGVLMLGVWMIARYYNTHKGRRVLDKLMLKLPLFGDLIMKTATAQFCRIFSSLTRAGVPILMSMEISSETAGNSIVSDAILDSRTLVQEGVLLSTALTRQKVLPDMALSMLSIGEETGEMDRMLSKVADFYEDEVSATVKALTSMLEPAMIVVVGGIVGSILLAMYLPMFTVFDQIQ
- a CDS encoding type IV pilus twitching motility protein PilT, with product MEPMIEDLMEQLVNGGGSDLHIASGQPPYGRFSGELRPMQEEALSEEGCNRLIFSMLNNSQRKTLEQTWELDCAYGLKGVARFRVNVYRQKGSYAACLRALGSKIPGVELLNLPPVVVETSKRPRGLVLVTGPTGSGKTTTLAALLDHINHTRAEHILTIEDPIEFVYNSDLSLVHQRQLNEDTRSFANALRAALREDPDVILVGEMRDLETIQLAISAAETGHLVFGTLHTSSAAQTVDRMVDVFPPGQQTQIRVQLSGSLTAVFSQTLCKRQNPAPGQFGRVMAQEIMINTPAIANLIREGKTAQLYSQIQTGGERGMQTLERALADLVHKGEISLDEGRSKASKPAELDRLMNN